A window of the Candidatus Krumholzibacteriota bacterium genome harbors these coding sequences:
- a CDS encoding caspase family protein gives MKSINKLNVRLIAFLLFMSLFTHIAIYAEAIHYKEIGKLSNWVNAVDIHPSGKTIAIGGEGAIIIYSIENEIFHGRLDRHQSYIQSIVYSTSGDAIYSIGWDGYLRKTFIDANEKFSTAPGYDVKLGIERPIALAISKNNSILATEASNNRIALYNPLNLELLGYFNKIEDKPVEMVFSDIDKFLFVGTNKGQIYIFDVDKKTLLKKWKVHSGSISGIIPMSSGQFVITSGDDKKIKLWDIPKSKMVKQKKLNGAVSAISKSPDGKFLYVAEGPGRLDILDDEFQEVAEPMTHNGKVLCLAMDKSGKYLGAGLNINKLIVWQPHKIKEIRMVYDQPCKLVMQAEFDDNNSIIPNKAIDGGENVIVHAEIVNQGEGVAYGVVLKVTGDNSGIEFNDIYKVGNILPGATENVDITLKASLDIKDGDLNLIFHAEEDRQYDARSGLKLKVYKLPKPEFVFSGLELDDSGRGQTRGNGNGIPENDEIVETEVFVKNTGKGPTKNAELTVSECSMGIIVSKESCVIPYIASGSTGSARLRFEIPRVYGSNDLSVTFQVKDPVTGKSNTISKIWAINKNIPVLTCKIETEESLANGRTSKVKVSLTNSGDLEAENVIVKLSSVGGVEVLASTSEPILRIEPGSRGIAKYFDVRIPVDHMMSKISLQAAISQDNFEGTTLSKDFSVKLRKPDIVFVDLIRQNNVTQGENLELHLALRNNGDYEARKLSVHIDFGRLGKNRIFNIDKIAAGDEVTLDKINLIIPSGIAPGRLDVSIIVRQNYFADMTKIYTYDIEEANVAVTSVKPVNPNLPIGSASISTGSRTRNDKSTIKLFNIPDNNEVLTDRYRIKIVAKSPFGIADVMTIINGETQDRLSERPSDLTILHASDDMDINYDVELKNLKPNSTNTVEIRLRDKRNEFESVTEEIYYRKEELRIAAELDPNIDVNIPPKLKNMNENSVALLIGISKYQKKDIPDVDFAIMDAIAVKQYLIESFGYNQDNIIELYDDQATKTQIEIAVKEMLHAKVEAGVSNLFIYYSGHGGPNIETKQGYLLPFDCDPEPRRIKISGYPLNEFYQDISELKARDVTVVIDACFSGESDGGSVIGDASPAALVISKKGLSQGNGISFTASSGAEIATWYREKKHGLFTYYFLKGLRGEADMDMDKKITGNELQSYIHKNVNKNAASRGRIQNPEMSGNGNRIILDYNN, from the coding sequence ATGAAAAGTATAAATAAATTGAATGTGCGGCTTATAGCCTTCTTATTATTTATGAGTTTATTTACGCATATTGCTATTTATGCTGAAGCCATTCACTATAAAGAAATAGGAAAGTTGAGTAACTGGGTGAATGCTGTTGACATTCATCCATCGGGGAAAACGATTGCAATTGGCGGAGAAGGTGCAATTATTATTTATTCCATTGAAAATGAAATATTTCATGGAAGATTGGACCGTCACCAAAGTTATATACAATCAATTGTCTATAGTACATCGGGGGATGCTATTTATAGTATAGGTTGGGATGGATATCTAAGGAAAACATTTATTGATGCAAATGAAAAATTTAGTACTGCTCCCGGTTATGATGTGAAGCTTGGAATTGAAAGACCAATTGCTCTGGCGATTTCAAAAAATAACAGTATTTTAGCGACAGAAGCTTCAAATAACCGGATCGCATTATATAACCCTTTAAATTTAGAATTATTGGGATACTTCAACAAAATAGAAGATAAACCGGTCGAGATGGTATTTAGTGATATTGATAAGTTTTTATTTGTAGGCACAAACAAGGGGCAAATATATATATTTGACGTTGATAAAAAAACACTTCTTAAAAAATGGAAAGTACATTCTGGAAGCATCTCGGGAATAATACCAATGAGTTCAGGACAATTTGTTATAACTTCTGGAGACGATAAGAAAATCAAACTTTGGGATATACCAAAATCTAAGATGGTTAAGCAAAAGAAATTAAACGGTGCGGTTTCGGCCATTTCAAAAAGTCCTGATGGGAAATTCCTGTACGTAGCTGAAGGCCCGGGAAGACTTGATATTCTTGACGACGAATTTCAGGAAGTTGCTGAACCAATGACTCATAACGGGAAGGTGCTTTGCCTCGCAATGGACAAGAGTGGAAAATATCTTGGAGCGGGGTTGAACATTAATAAACTTATTGTTTGGCAACCCCATAAGATCAAAGAAATAAGAATGGTGTATGATCAGCCATGCAAGCTGGTTATGCAAGCGGAGTTTGATGACAATAATTCAATCATCCCCAACAAAGCTATTGATGGCGGAGAAAATGTCATTGTTCATGCTGAAATAGTAAATCAGGGAGAAGGCGTCGCTTATGGCGTCGTTTTGAAAGTGACAGGTGACAATAGTGGAATCGAATTCAATGACATTTATAAGGTTGGCAATATACTGCCTGGAGCCACGGAAAATGTCGATATAACCCTTAAGGCTTCACTTGATATTAAGGATGGAGATCTTAATCTTATTTTTCATGCCGAAGAGGACAGGCAGTATGATGCCAGGAGCGGTTTGAAACTAAAGGTATATAAGCTTCCCAAACCAGAATTTGTCTTTTCCGGATTAGAACTTGATGACAGTGGCAGAGGGCAGACAAGAGGCAACGGGAATGGCATCCCGGAAAATGATGAGATTGTCGAAACGGAAGTGTTTGTCAAAAACACAGGGAAAGGTCCGACAAAAAACGCGGAATTAACGGTGAGTGAATGTTCGATGGGTATAATAGTCTCTAAAGAGTCATGTGTTATACCGTATATCGCTTCTGGAAGTACAGGAAGCGCCAGGTTGCGATTCGAGATCCCCAGAGTCTATGGAAGTAATGATTTAAGTGTTACTTTTCAGGTTAAGGATCCTGTCACGGGAAAAAGCAATACGATCTCAAAAATCTGGGCTATTAATAAAAATATCCCTGTTTTGACATGCAAAATAGAGACAGAGGAATCTCTTGCAAACGGGAGAACATCAAAAGTAAAAGTGTCTTTAACCAATTCAGGTGATCTTGAAGCTGAAAATGTAATAGTAAAACTTTCCTCTGTCGGTGGCGTCGAAGTCCTGGCCAGTACTTCGGAACCGATACTGCGAATAGAGCCTGGATCCAGAGGTATAGCAAAATACTTCGATGTTCGAATCCCTGTCGACCACATGATGTCAAAGATATCCCTTCAGGCAGCAATCAGTCAGGATAACTTTGAAGGAACTACATTAAGTAAGGATTTCAGCGTTAAATTGAGAAAACCCGATATTGTATTTGTTGATCTGATCAGGCAGAATAACGTAACTCAAGGTGAGAATTTGGAGTTACACCTTGCCCTGAGAAACAATGGAGATTACGAAGCTCGTAAGCTTTCCGTGCATATAGACTTCGGTCGCCTTGGAAAGAACCGTATTTTCAATATAGATAAAATCGCCGCGGGTGATGAAGTCACCCTGGATAAAATCAACCTTATTATACCATCCGGTATTGCCCCTGGACGATTAGATGTAAGTATTATCGTCCGACAAAATTATTTCGCAGACATGACCAAAATTTATACCTACGATATAGAAGAAGCAAATGTGGCGGTAACTTCCGTAAAACCGGTTAATCCGAACTTGCCGATAGGAAGCGCAAGTATATCGACTGGATCTAGAACTAGAAATGACAAATCTACAATAAAGCTATTCAACATACCTGATAACAACGAAGTATTAACTGACAGGTATCGGATTAAAATTGTAGCTAAATCACCTTTTGGCATTGCGGATGTTATGACTATAATAAATGGAGAAACACAGGACAGATTAAGTGAACGTCCTTCCGATCTGACGATACTACATGCGTCGGACGATATGGATATTAACTATGACGTCGAACTTAAGAATCTCAAGCCGAATAGCACAAATACCGTTGAAATCAGATTGAGGGATAAGAGAAACGAATTCGAGTCCGTAACAGAAGAAATATATTACAGAAAAGAGGAATTAAGGATAGCTGCTGAACTGGATCCCAATATAGATGTAAATATTCCTCCAAAGCTCAAGAATATGAACGAAAATTCTGTGGCACTTCTGATAGGAATTTCGAAATATCAGAAAAAAGATATTCCTGACGTGGATTTTGCGATTATGGACGCAATCGCGGTAAAGCAATACCTGATAGAGTCATTCGGGTACAATCAGGATAATATAATTGAATTGTATGATGATCAGGCAACCAAAACCCAGATTGAGATTGCGGTCAAGGAGATGCTTCACGCTAAAGTGGAAGCAGGAGTATCAAATCTGTTTATCTATTACTCCGGACACGGGGGACCCAATATTGAAACCAAACAGGGATATCTCCTCCCCTTTGATTGTGATCCAGAACCAAGGCGCATTAAGATCAGCGGATATCCGCTCAACGAATTTTACCAGGACATATCAGAGCTTAAAGCGCGCGACGTGACAGTAGTAATAGATGCCTGTTTCAGCGGTGAATCGGATGGAGGATCAGTAATAGGAGACGCAAGCCCGGCAGCTCTGGTTATCAGTAAAAAGGGCCTCAGTCAAGGAAATGGAATTTCATTTACCGCTTCAAGCGGAGCCGAGATAGCAACATGGTACAGAGAGAAAAAACACGGGCTTTTCACTTATTATTTCCTGAAGGGACTGCGAGGTGAAGCGGATATGGATATGGACAAAAAAATAACAGGAAACGAACTGCAATCTTATATCCATAAAAATGTCAATAAAAACGCAGCTTCAAGAGGTAGAATACAGAATCCCGAGATGAGCGGTAACGGCAATCGGATTATACTTGATTATAATAACTAG
- a CDS encoding S8 family serine peptidase, which produces MGFIEPALYEKIAVSAKSLNINNIDSSHEEIGDDFAIKDVHFLDSLIEIGDLLSLEEFENTISSRGARNIKKYPELNMLAAEIPFFQLIPLKKTPHINGIYDGTGKIKHCLDASVGMIVNHDKILLPFKLPGKDSPPSGDGIRICIIDTGIDREHPDLKDSILEIKDFTPDMDSHDYSGHGTHVASIIVGNGSASSGKYKGVAPGSGLLIAKVFDKDGCTSRRMIIDALLWAIEMRVDVVNMSLGDSSTSRDGTCPICKAVDYVSSNGVFVVVSAGNEAESPQGVEFSSSTITCPGNALHSFTIGAMTKDRELASFSSCGPTTDGREKPDVIAPGVNITAAAPGGGYASMSGTSMAAPHAAGAAALLGELYQVYSTERGMPDFLKPDDMKSALKAGSNKINEIHNGNEQGSGLINIPAAFHWLELHKLGTNATIKSASKPARTVSEFSVAFIILILLGILLYNMPFGYRIERYFSSRWHKTEEVVLSGEPVSIVTDTDDIVPDMLAIDSSLISKDLAEKYDREIRRLIEHVDSHPDNIDSLASLLVFLSIRDDAEDVITVLNNAIESGNNNSGLYYNLGLTYYQNGMFREAYACMNSVLEIDKNNSSAEFIIESIRTSDGQTAENKTSDIDSENATTRHPLNTTAVLPAGWDMISDAEKIHYVLITLLMISFLFYLSTHLIPRRKASDTGFISSKGKGNRINVQTVSRHAIHTSIFANTVLFITGSLTLIYTSVRMNKYLGDYIRNPGSFMNLLWEDRVFLIIVVLLIATKLISRKNTVS; this is translated from the coding sequence ATGGGTTTTATTGAACCTGCGTTGTATGAAAAAATAGCTGTTAGCGCAAAAAGTCTTAATATTAATAATATCGATTCCAGTCATGAAGAGATTGGTGACGATTTCGCAATTAAGGATGTTCACTTTCTTGATTCCCTGATCGAAATTGGAGATCTTCTCTCTCTTGAGGAATTTGAAAATACCATAAGCTCAAGAGGCGCAAGAAATATCAAAAAATATCCTGAACTGAATATGCTCGCGGCGGAAATACCATTTTTCCAATTAATACCGCTAAAAAAAACACCTCATATCAACGGCATCTACGATGGAACAGGTAAAATCAAGCATTGCCTGGATGCAAGCGTCGGAATGATAGTCAACCATGACAAGATCCTCCTGCCATTTAAGCTTCCGGGAAAAGATTCTCCTCCTTCCGGCGATGGCATAAGAATTTGTATTATTGATACTGGTATCGACCGGGAACATCCTGATTTAAAGGATTCGATCCTGGAAATAAAAGATTTTACACCTGACATGGATAGTCATGATTACAGCGGACACGGAACCCATGTGGCATCGATTATCGTCGGGAATGGATCCGCTTCGTCTGGAAAATATAAAGGTGTCGCCCCTGGATCGGGGCTTCTTATCGCAAAGGTTTTCGACAAAGATGGATGTACTTCAAGAAGAATGATCATAGATGCCCTTCTATGGGCTATAGAGATGAGAGTTGATGTTGTAAATATGAGTCTCGGAGATTCCAGCACATCAAGAGATGGAACATGTCCAATATGCAAAGCTGTAGACTATGTCTCGTCAAACGGCGTGTTTGTCGTAGTATCTGCGGGAAATGAAGCAGAAAGTCCGCAAGGCGTTGAATTCTCGTCCAGTACAATAACGTGTCCCGGTAACGCACTTCACTCCTTTACCATCGGGGCTATGACTAAAGACCGTGAATTGGCTTCCTTCAGCAGCTGTGGCCCAACCACCGATGGAAGGGAAAAGCCGGATGTAATTGCTCCGGGCGTAAATATTACAGCCGCCGCTCCTGGTGGCGGATATGCCAGCATGTCTGGGACAAGTATGGCCGCTCCGCATGCGGCTGGAGCAGCAGCACTTCTGGGAGAGTTGTATCAGGTTTATTCCACTGAACGCGGTATGCCCGATTTTCTAAAACCTGACGATATGAAAAGTGCTCTAAAGGCCGGCTCCAACAAAATAAACGAAATTCACAACGGAAACGAGCAGGGTTCGGGACTTATCAATATACCTGCCGCATTCCACTGGTTGGAACTTCACAAACTCGGTACAAACGCTACTATTAAGTCAGCTTCAAAACCTGCCAGGACGGTATCTGAATTTTCTGTCGCTTTCATTATTCTTATCTTGCTGGGAATACTTTTATACAATATGCCTTTTGGATACCGTATCGAACGGTATTTTTCTTCCAGATGGCATAAAACTGAAGAAGTTGTGCTGTCTGGCGAACCTGTTTCGATCGTCACTGATACAGATGATATTGTACCTGATATGCTTGCTATTGATTCCTCACTGATAAGCAAAGATCTGGCAGAAAAGTACGATCGTGAAATCAGAAGATTGATAGAACATGTCGATTCTCATCCGGACAATATCGATTCACTCGCGAGTCTTCTGGTATTCCTGTCGATAAGAGATGATGCTGAAGATGTTATCACTGTACTTAACAACGCCATTGAGTCCGGCAACAACAACTCCGGCCTGTACTATAACCTGGGCCTTACCTATTATCAGAACGGCATGTTCAGGGAAGCGTACGCGTGCATGAACAGTGTTCTTGAAATCGATAAAAACAACAGTTCCGCCGAGTTCATCATTGAATCCATAAGAACATCCGACGGGCAGACAGCAGAAAATAAAACTTCCGACATCGATTCTGAGAATGCCACGACCAGGCACCCTTTGAATACCACTGCTGTTTTACCCGCCGGCTGGGATATGATCAGTGACGCGGAGAAGATCCATTATGTCTTAATCACCCTTCTGATGATATCATTTCTGTTTTATTTGTCTACTCATCTGATTCCGCGGAGAAAAGCATCCGACACCGGTTTTATTTCTTCTAAGGGGAAGGGAAATCGCATCAATGTTCAAACGGTATCAAGACACGCGATTCACACTTCGATATTCGCAAATACGGTTCTATTTATAACCGGATCTTTGACGTTGATCTATACATCAGTCCGAATGAATAAATATCTTGGGGATTATATAAGAAATCCGGGGAGTTTCATGAACCTGCTCTGGGAAGACAGGGTATTTCTTATCATTGTGGTTCTGTTGATTGCTACCAAGCTTATCAGCAGAAAAAATACAGTTTCATGA
- a CDS encoding caspase family protein, with amino-acid sequence MRRISIFMSIIMIISVFTCSKAQAEWIKGPCRDVLRVGESIEMQLPGTYELSAAVFYAGANDKETIDGVLEYSIDGIKWDRWTLVTNLKYNQSPKKVKVTARYVKFIMLGGGGRDGLISFCSKGSEGFSVYGAPANYSTSKSSNVSGVSVTGIKGYGIDYSDKSKVCFIKDYPHLRMDDVPTRCKYANAKWDGSYEIKGKQLILKMNNIGTESKPGHMLGLGYTVTIKGATFDDGTTTKSFVLYKFSGNPTQKSAQKIINIIPTGKPELVVSAALKSGYTVLTDQDSVIISVKVDNIGDGDANNVQLMLRPTRSGLISLSPEYKIIDSLPAGKNRYYFFTIKGTDNIESGTARLTVDASTRESQSKSIVLEIPTKRQFSSPTYPADLVIENIVFKEPSGNNALDGYETGKISFFLSNKGKGEAQNIRISLSPLGSAEGLIFSAMQIVERLNPNSRKELHYPIKAEYNITSLDRQFRIQAVEEFGFDADPVNIRFETKRYEPPDLRIEKIAIDDSEDGDAYGNKNSIIEPNESIVVTAFIQNFGTGTAENVTAKIIVDHSVPNLFVPMEKDISNIGNIPPGEYREYSFFFHTTKRFSRSNIPIKVELSESKGHYGKIIDLALKMNERSSNIIDIDIAKIPTPQLNIKPLPAITSDIDRIKRKSKNSEPDDFAVIIGIEKYKYAPDVTYAARDAGAFYNYALDILGIPDRNIIYRVNEDATAAEFMKIFDKDGWIARRITEDSDVYIFYSGHGAPNLKRKEPYIIPSDVDPNYMTSGLSLPDIYSTMDDLKLSSVTILLDACFSGQSREKELLLAGSRPAVIELHKRNDSYNNVTVMAAASGMEISSYYPEQSHGIFTYFLLKGLQGLADSNGDNSITVGELFNYIKPNVSQTAAFLDREQTPDLLTKDKSRVLVEY; translated from the coding sequence ATGCGGCGTATATCCATTTTTATGTCGATAATAATGATCATTTCGGTTTTTACTTGCTCAAAAGCTCAGGCTGAATGGATTAAAGGCCCCTGCAGGGACGTGTTGCGTGTCGGTGAAAGCATAGAGATGCAGTTGCCGGGCACGTACGAATTAAGCGCTGCCGTATTCTATGCTGGTGCAAATGACAAGGAGACCATTGACGGCGTTCTGGAATATTCTATTGATGGAATAAAATGGGACCGCTGGACTCTGGTCACAAACCTGAAGTATAATCAAAGCCCAAAAAAAGTAAAAGTAACTGCCAGATATGTCAAATTTATCATGCTGGGAGGAGGGGGCAGAGATGGGTTGATCTCATTTTGCAGCAAAGGGTCGGAAGGTTTTTCAGTGTATGGGGCTCCTGCTAATTACAGCACTTCGAAAAGCAGTAATGTTTCAGGAGTTTCAGTAACTGGTATAAAGGGCTATGGCATAGATTATTCCGACAAATCAAAGGTTTGCTTCATCAAGGATTATCCTCACCTGAGGATGGATGATGTTCCAACCCGGTGTAAATATGCCAATGCAAAATGGGATGGTTCATATGAAATAAAGGGTAAGCAACTGATTCTGAAAATGAATAATATTGGTACCGAATCAAAACCCGGCCACATGCTTGGACTGGGATATACGGTAACCATTAAGGGCGCGACATTTGATGATGGAACTACAACAAAATCCTTCGTTTTATATAAATTCAGTGGTAATCCTACTCAAAAATCCGCACAAAAAATCATAAATATAATTCCAACCGGAAAACCTGAGCTTGTTGTTTCCGCTGCGTTAAAGAGTGGTTATACTGTTTTAACAGACCAGGACTCAGTCATAATATCCGTAAAAGTGGATAATATTGGAGATGGTGACGCGAATAATGTTCAACTGATGCTGAGACCTACGCGTTCAGGTCTTATCTCCTTGTCGCCTGAATATAAAATAATTGACTCTCTTCCAGCCGGTAAAAACCGATATTATTTTTTCACTATAAAAGGAACGGATAATATTGAATCTGGAACTGCCCGATTGACAGTTGATGCGTCCACAAGAGAAAGCCAGAGTAAATCGATAGTCCTTGAAATACCGACAAAACGACAGTTTTCTTCCCCTACCTATCCGGCCGATCTTGTCATAGAGAATATTGTTTTTAAAGAACCTTCTGGAAACAACGCACTTGATGGATACGAGACAGGTAAAATATCCTTTTTTCTATCAAATAAAGGTAAGGGAGAGGCGCAGAACATCAGAATATCCCTTTCTCCACTTGGCTCGGCTGAGGGCTTGATTTTTTCGGCAATGCAGATTGTCGAGCGGTTAAACCCAAACAGCAGAAAAGAATTACACTACCCCATAAAAGCGGAGTACAATATTACCAGCCTTGACAGGCAATTCAGAATACAGGCAGTCGAGGAGTTCGGATTCGACGCGGATCCTGTAAATATCCGGTTTGAAACAAAACGGTATGAGCCACCTGACCTTAGAATCGAAAAAATCGCTATAGATGACAGTGAGGATGGAGACGCGTACGGCAACAAAAATTCAATCATAGAACCGAATGAATCGATAGTTGTAACTGCTTTTATACAAAATTTTGGCACTGGGACAGCAGAAAACGTTACCGCTAAAATAATTGTCGATCACAGCGTTCCCAACCTGTTCGTTCCAATGGAAAAGGATATTTCCAACATAGGAAACATTCCGCCCGGTGAATACAGGGAATATTCTTTCTTTTTTCATACTACCAAGCGCTTCTCAAGAAGTAACATCCCGATCAAGGTGGAACTTTCTGAATCAAAAGGGCATTATGGCAAAATTATTGACCTTGCTCTTAAAATGAATGAAAGGTCATCAAATATTATTGATATAGACATTGCGAAGATACCGACCCCGCAGCTTAACATTAAACCACTTCCCGCTATTACATCAGATATCGATCGAATAAAAAGGAAGTCAAAAAATTCAGAGCCCGATGATTTCGCAGTAATAATAGGCATTGAAAAATACAAGTATGCTCCTGACGTAACATACGCGGCCAGGGATGCCGGCGCATTCTATAATTACGCGCTGGACATATTGGGAATACCTGACAGGAACATTATCTATCGCGTCAATGAGGATGCTACAGCAGCCGAATTTATGAAAATATTCGACAAAGACGGATGGATCGCCCGGAGAATCACTGAAGACAGTGATGTCTATATATTTTATAGCGGTCATGGAGCCCCAAACCTCAAAAGGAAAGAACCATATATCATCCCCTCCGATGTCGATCCAAATTACATGACTTCCGGTTTATCTCTGCCTGACATCTACAGTACAATGGACGACCTCAAGTTAAGTTCAGTTACAATTTTGCTTGATGCCTGTTTCAGCGGGCAGAGCCGCGAAAAGGAATTACTCCTTGCGGGGTCAAGGCCCGCTGTAATTGAGCTTCATAAACGTAATGATTCATATAACAATGTAACGGTGATGGCAGCGGCAAGTGGCATGGAAATCAGCAGTTATTACCCGGAGCAGAGTCATGGGATATTTACATATTTTCTGCTAAAAGGTCTTCAGGGACTTGCCGATTCGAACGGTGACAACTCAATAACTGTCGGGGAACTATTCAATTATATCAAGCCAAATGTCTCGCAAACCGCCGCGTTCCTGGATCGTGAACAGACACCTGACTTATTGACAAAGGACAAAAGCCGGGTGCTGGTTGAATATTAA
- a CDS encoding pentapeptide repeat-containing protein, which yields MNKHIDEIDKKIDLIKTEHAQKFSDKLVIWATFIGLGGILISIITGFRSCIVTNNITNGFHSFGVGLLIVVIIYVSICIIHFIHYRDNLKEDIAPLKKEIMRLKQLEREEVIKRQEHITREHVEKNLALVGSNTLNLSDRNLEGEDLSGLNLSGTNFCKASLKGVIFKETCLNNAQFLNADIKNGVFIKSELLSANFEEACLEDAMIDNASIGSSMFHKTSLIRAKLRNVTGYNVFMRNADLSQADFEGAVLPEINAGEAKGIGASFKNADLSKGIHSANLDNTDFRTANFSHCNLSDVSFRTADLSNADLTNANLSRAFLAGANLTNANLQNANLEGSNLSGAILNGADFRKTILKGINLNEAKYDDQTKWDDDLDLSLTNLR from the coding sequence ATGAATAAACACATTGACGAAATAGACAAGAAGATAGATCTAATAAAAACCGAACACGCTCAAAAATTTTCTGACAAACTTGTAATCTGGGCCACTTTTATTGGATTAGGCGGAATTCTCATTTCAATCATTACTGGTTTTAGAAGTTGTATTGTTACTAATAATATTACTAATGGGTTTCATTCATTCGGAGTCGGGTTATTGATTGTTGTTATTATATACGTTTCGATCTGCATTATACATTTTATTCATTACCGGGATAACCTGAAGGAAGATATTGCCCCCCTAAAAAAGGAAATTATGAGACTTAAACAATTGGAACGTGAAGAAGTAATTAAACGACAGGAACATATTACACGGGAACATGTCGAGAAAAATCTCGCTCTGGTCGGGTCAAATACTCTTAATCTATCTGACAGGAACCTTGAAGGAGAGGACCTGTCCGGATTGAATCTATCGGGAACGAATTTTTGCAAGGCAAGCTTGAAGGGAGTTATCTTCAAGGAAACGTGTCTTAATAATGCTCAATTTTTAAACGCTGATATTAAAAATGGAGTGTTCATTAAATCCGAATTGTTATCGGCTAATTTTGAAGAAGCATGCCTGGAGGATGCGATGATTGATAATGCATCAATTGGCAGCTCAATGTTTCATAAAACTTCTCTCATTCGCGCAAAATTACGAAACGTGACGGGGTACAATGTTTTTATGCGAAATGCCGACCTGAGTCAGGCTGATTTTGAAGGAGCTGTATTGCCTGAAATAAATGCCGGCGAAGCAAAAGGAATCGGGGCATCGTTCAAAAATGCGGACCTTAGTAAAGGGATCCATTCGGCTAATTTGGATAATACCGATTTTCGAACCGCAAATTTCAGCCATTGTAATTTATCCGATGTCTCTTTCAGAACAGCTGACTTATCAAACGCTGATTTGACAAACGCGAATCTTTCACGCGCTTTCCTCGCTGGAGCGAACCTTACAAACGCCAATTTACAAAACGCAAACCTTGAAGGTTCAAATTTATCCGGAGCGATCCTGAACGGAGCCGATTTCAGAAAAACAATACTAAAGGGAATCAATCTCAATGAAGCCAAATATGACGATCAAACAAAATGGGATGATGACCTGGACCTTTCTCTTACCAATCTACGATGA